One segment of Acidovorax sp. DW039 DNA contains the following:
- a CDS encoding M14 family metallocarboxypeptidase, whose translation MIQRSVSSHIRSAASEHIAAPLVYGKRLQIVAASAAVALALGACSSTPLPPWPAQPVAKAPAALPAPLPKTPAATAKPVPAPLGTPQARSTEATATPVAPPSVLSTRVEAPLTPPYSPAVSARFPDPSVVYSTPGLGRDRRAFTTNAELGQWLSDLTALQSGNSTRPQLLHLGTSQSGTPISGLLLTRAKSASPAALETAGRPTVVMVGQQHGDEPAGAEALLIIARELAPGGLLEPLLDKINVIVVPRANPDGAEAGTRTTANGIDMNRDHLLLNTPEARAIAKLVRDYRPILVVDAHEYTVVGRFLEKFNAIQKYDALLQHTTTANYPEFLTKASLEWYHSPMVGALKEQGLSSEWYYTTSTNKDDKAISMGGTQPDTGRNVHGLKNAVSLLIETRGVGIGRNHIQRRVHTQVIAMASALRSTADKAGPLEQVRSFVVRDTTAQACRDQVTIEATATPEQRDLTFLDPATGEDRAIRVDWNSSLKLRALQSRARPCGYWLNANTTSAVERLKLMGVQVMRVAEAGSLLAEKYQETGREVAERRDVRGTIAGSFDIVRVNVTPARTAIDVPAGSYYVPLNQPLANIAIAALEPDTQNSYFANRLIEALDDTARVMSTPSLVFEETD comes from the coding sequence ATGATCCAGCGCTCCGTCAGCTCCCACATTCGCTCTGCAGCATCCGAGCACATCGCAGCCCCGCTTGTCTATGGCAAACGGCTGCAAATCGTTGCTGCAAGCGCGGCCGTTGCACTGGCTCTGGGCGCATGCAGCAGCACGCCCCTGCCGCCATGGCCCGCGCAGCCAGTCGCCAAGGCCCCGGCCGCGCTGCCTGCCCCTCTGCCCAAAACGCCCGCAGCTACGGCAAAGCCCGTTCCTGCGCCACTTGGCACGCCGCAGGCACGCTCTACAGAAGCCACCGCTACACCGGTCGCTCCGCCATCCGTCCTCAGCACACGTGTCGAAGCACCACTCACCCCACCCTACAGCCCCGCAGTATCCGCACGCTTCCCGGATCCCTCTGTGGTCTATAGCACCCCAGGCCTGGGGCGGGATAGGCGCGCATTCACGACCAACGCCGAGCTGGGCCAATGGCTCTCAGATCTGACAGCACTTCAATCGGGCAACAGTACACGCCCTCAGTTACTTCATCTCGGCACATCGCAGAGCGGCACACCCATCTCCGGTCTGTTGCTGACAAGAGCCAAATCAGCAAGCCCTGCAGCGCTGGAAACCGCTGGTCGCCCTACCGTGGTGATGGTGGGGCAACAGCACGGCGATGAGCCGGCAGGGGCAGAAGCCCTGCTGATCATTGCGCGTGAACTGGCCCCAGGGGGGCTTCTGGAACCCCTGCTGGACAAAATCAACGTCATCGTCGTACCGCGGGCCAATCCGGACGGGGCCGAGGCAGGCACCCGAACCACAGCCAACGGCATCGACATGAACAGAGATCACCTGCTTCTCAACACCCCCGAGGCCAGGGCGATTGCCAAGCTGGTGCGCGATTACCGCCCCATACTGGTGGTAGATGCACACGAATACACCGTGGTGGGCCGCTTTCTTGAGAAGTTCAACGCAATTCAGAAATACGACGCTCTTCTTCAGCACACCACCACAGCAAACTACCCGGAATTCCTGACCAAGGCATCCTTGGAGTGGTATCACAGCCCCATGGTGGGAGCACTCAAGGAACAAGGCTTGAGCAGTGAGTGGTACTACACCACATCCACCAACAAAGATGACAAAGCCATTTCCATGGGCGGCACGCAACCCGACACGGGACGCAACGTCCATGGCCTCAAGAATGCAGTCAGCCTGCTGATCGAAACCAGAGGCGTGGGCATCGGTCGCAATCACATTCAGCGACGCGTTCATACCCAAGTCATTGCCATGGCCAGTGCTCTGCGCAGCACAGCAGACAAAGCCGGACCACTGGAACAGGTGCGATCTTTTGTGGTGCGCGACACCACTGCACAAGCTTGCCGCGATCAGGTCACGATTGAAGCCACTGCTACTCCAGAACAGCGTGACCTCACTTTCTTGGACCCTGCCACGGGTGAAGATCGTGCGATTCGTGTCGACTGGAACTCCTCACTGAAGCTGCGCGCACTGCAAAGCCGTGCTCGCCCCTGCGGTTACTGGCTGAATGCCAATACGACCTCCGCGGTGGAACGGCTCAAACTGATGGGTGTACAGGTCATGCGGGTAGCCGAAGCCGGTTCCCTGCTCGCTGAAAAGTACCAGGAAACCGGCCGGGAAGTAGCCGAACGCCGAGATGTGCGTGGCACCATCGCAGGCAGCTTCGATATCGTGCGCGTCAACGTAACACCTGCAAGGACCGCGATTGATGTACCGGCAGGCAGCTACTACGTGCCATTGAACCAACCATTGGCCAATATCGCGATCGCTGCGCTAGAGCCCGATACACAGAACAGCTACTTTGCCAATCGATTGATCGAGGCGCTGGACGATACGGCACGAGTCATGTCCACGCCATCGCTGGTTTTTGAGGAAACAGACTGA
- a CDS encoding SurA N-terminal domain-containing protein: MFEAIRKHSKIVMFLLFLLVIPSFVLVGINSNYFSEKSPVVARVDGQKITQADWDNAHRTETDRIRAQSPNVDPKLLDTPQARYATLERLVRDRVFAAAAQSAHLVTSDARLARSLQEIPAIASLKRADGSLDAEAYRALVGAQGLTPEGFEANVRRELSLNQVMGGVIGSTFATDTATRLAFDSLYQRREIQVVNFNAADFAKQVNPSDADIEAFYKANASRFQQPEQASVEYVVLDLDSVKAGIRVNEDDLRTYYKENLTRLAAKEERRASHILINASKDAPAAEREKAKARAEELLAQVRKAPASFADVAKKSSQDTGSASAGGDLNFFGRGAMVKPFEDAVFTMKKGDISDVVESDFGYHIILLTDIKTPRQPTFEELRASLEAELKQQQAQRKFAEVAETFTNTVYEQPDSLKPVADSLKLKIQTATGVTRAPAAGATGPLANPKLIEALFASDSLEGKRNTSAIEVGPSQLAAGRIAAYSPARTLPLEEVSARARTLFVQEKALELARKEAESKKAAWSSNASAVSGLSAAVTVSRDQSQSQPRAVVDAALRVAPDSLPGWAVADLGAQGFALVKVLRIVPREAADPQQAAQQRQQLQQWWTTAEGYAYYEMLKERFKVQIKPARPQAAAL; this comes from the coding sequence ATGTTTGAAGCTATCCGCAAGCATTCCAAGATCGTGATGTTCTTGTTGTTCTTGCTGGTCATTCCTTCGTTTGTTCTGGTAGGTATCAACAGCAACTACTTCTCTGAAAAGAGCCCGGTGGTGGCACGTGTCGATGGCCAAAAAATCACGCAGGCTGACTGGGACAATGCGCACCGCACCGAGACAGATCGCATTCGTGCGCAGTCTCCCAACGTAGACCCCAAGCTGCTGGATACGCCTCAGGCGCGTTACGCCACACTGGAGAGGCTGGTACGTGATCGTGTCTTTGCAGCCGCTGCGCAAAGCGCTCATCTGGTCACCAGCGATGCCCGTCTCGCCCGCTCGCTGCAAGAAATCCCCGCTATTGCATCACTCAAGCGTGCCGATGGCTCACTGGATGCGGAGGCTTACCGGGCGCTGGTGGGGGCGCAAGGTCTGACCCCCGAGGGTTTTGAGGCCAACGTTCGCCGCGAACTCTCCCTCAATCAAGTCATGGGTGGGGTCATTGGTTCCACCTTTGCCACCGACACTGCGACCCGTCTCGCATTTGATTCTCTGTATCAGCGTCGCGAAATTCAGGTGGTGAACTTCAATGCGGCTGACTTTGCGAAGCAGGTCAATCCCAGCGACGCCGACATTGAGGCCTTTTACAAAGCCAATGCCTCGCGTTTCCAGCAGCCAGAGCAGGCATCCGTGGAGTACGTGGTGCTGGATCTCGACAGTGTGAAGGCTGGTATCCGAGTCAACGAGGATGATCTCCGCACGTACTACAAGGAAAACCTGACCCGTCTGGCTGCCAAGGAAGAGCGCCGTGCGAGCCATATCCTGATCAATGCGTCCAAGGATGCTCCTGCTGCCGAGCGGGAAAAAGCCAAGGCACGTGCGGAAGAGCTGCTTGCCCAGGTGCGCAAGGCGCCTGCTTCGTTTGCCGATGTCGCCAAAAAGTCCTCTCAAGATACCGGCTCTGCCAGTGCAGGCGGGGATTTGAACTTTTTCGGCCGCGGTGCCATGGTCAAACCATTTGAAGACGCCGTATTCACCATGAAAAAGGGAGATATCAGCGATGTAGTGGAGTCTGACTTCGGCTACCACATCATCTTGCTGACCGACATCAAAACTCCCCGTCAGCCCACCTTTGAAGAGCTGCGCGCTAGCTTGGAAGCAGAGCTCAAGCAGCAGCAAGCGCAGCGCAAGTTTGCGGAAGTGGCTGAGACATTTACCAATACCGTGTACGAACAGCCCGACAGTCTCAAGCCGGTGGCAGATAGTCTCAAGCTCAAGATTCAAACGGCAACTGGCGTGACACGGGCACCTGCTGCGGGTGCCACAGGTCCCCTGGCCAATCCCAAGTTGATTGAGGCGCTGTTTGCCAGTGATTCGCTGGAAGGCAAGCGCAACACTAGTGCTATTGAAGTAGGCCCTAGCCAGTTGGCAGCAGGTCGTATTGCCGCATATTCACCTGCTCGTACCCTCCCTCTGGAGGAGGTCAGTGCACGCGCACGTACCCTGTTTGTGCAGGAAAAAGCACTTGAATTGGCTCGCAAGGAGGCTGAATCCAAAAAAGCAGCATGGTCCTCTAATGCTTCTGCTGTTTCTGGTTTGTCGGCTGCCGTGACCGTCTCGCGCGACCAGTCGCAAAGCCAGCCTCGTGCGGTGGTAGATGCAGCCCTTCGGGTGGCTCCAGATTCTTTGCCGGGCTGGGCAGTGGCCGATTTGGGTGCGCAGGGCTTTGCGCTGGTCAAGGTGCTGCGTATCGTGCCGCGTGAGGCGGCAGACCCTCAGCAAGCTGCCCAGCAACGCCAGCAGCTGCAGCAGTGGTGGACCACAGCAGAGGGCTATGCCTACTATGAAATGCTCAAGGAGCGCTTCAAGGTTCAGATCAAGCCAGCCCGCCCTCAGGCGGCCGCGCTTTGA
- a CDS encoding HU family DNA-binding protein has translation MNKTELIEHIANNADISKAAAARALESTIEAVKKTLKKGGTVSLVGFGTFAVGKRAARTGRNPRTGAAIKIKAAKVPKFRPGKALKDAVN, from the coding sequence GTGAACAAAACCGAACTGATCGAGCACATTGCTAACAATGCCGACATCTCCAAGGCAGCCGCTGCACGCGCTCTGGAGTCGACCATTGAAGCCGTCAAGAAGACCCTGAAGAAGGGTGGCACCGTATCGCTGGTTGGTTTTGGTACATTTGCGGTGGGCAAGCGTGCTGCGCGCACTGGTCGCAATCCCCGTACGGGCGCTGCGATTAAAATCAAAGCTGCTAAAGTTCCAAAGTTCCGTCCAGGTAAAGCATTGAAAGATGCTGTGAACTGA
- the pgsA gene encoding CDP-diacylglycerol--glycerol-3-phosphate 3-phosphatidyltransferase, whose product MFWTIPTLMTWTRIVAIPLIVGVFYAPVDPATRNLIATVMFVVFAATDWLDGFLARKLNQTSSFGAFLDPVADKFLVCASLLVLVHLQRADVFVALIIIGREIAISALREWMAQIGASKSVAVHMIGKVKTTVQMLAIPFLLYDGRLFGVIDTGVWGTWLIWASAVLTVWSMVYYLQKALPEIRARVR is encoded by the coding sequence ATGTTCTGGACTATCCCCACCCTGATGACCTGGACGCGCATCGTCGCGATACCCTTGATCGTGGGGGTGTTCTATGCGCCTGTCGATCCGGCCACACGCAACCTGATCGCCACAGTGATGTTCGTGGTGTTCGCCGCCACCGACTGGCTTGACGGCTTCCTCGCGCGAAAGCTCAACCAGACCTCTTCTTTTGGCGCGTTTCTCGATCCCGTAGCCGACAAGTTTCTGGTGTGTGCGTCCCTTCTCGTGCTGGTGCATCTGCAGCGGGCCGACGTGTTTGTGGCACTCATCATCATCGGCCGCGAAATCGCCATTTCTGCCCTGCGCGAATGGATGGCCCAGATCGGCGCGAGCAAGAGCGTCGCGGTGCACATGATCGGCAAGGTCAAAACGACGGTGCAGATGCTGGCTATTCCATTTCTGCTGTACGACGGACGGCTGTTCGGTGTCATTGACACCGGCGTCTGGGGCACATGGCTGATCTGGGCATCTGCGGTATTGACCGTGTGGTCGATGGTTTATTACCTTCAGAAAGCCCTCCCGGAGATCCGTGCGCGGGTGCGTTGA
- the uvrC gene encoding excinuclease ABC subunit UvrC: MSDVHSEELLAQVAALPALPGVYRYFDAQDGLLYVGKALNLKRRVSSYFQKNHGGTRIGHMVSKIVRMETTVVRSEAEALLLENNLIKTLNPKFNILFRDDKSYPYLKITGVANGATRDADAPGQVYPRMAYYRGAVDKKHRYFGPYPSAWAVKETIQLLQKVFRLRTCEDTVFANRTRPCLLYQIKRCTGPCVDLISPEAYAADVQNAEAMLRGETQELLKVLEQRMMAHSDKLEFEQAAEVRNQIQALSRVLHQQAIETADDKDADILAVKVLGGRACVNLAMVRGGRHLGDRPYFPVHVEDAAAVYSAEGAEEADGVSADAPTASGSADAVPPPARSRPVEALVLEAFIAQHYTGVPVPPLLITGVAVDKALLEALSEQTGVRINAIQQPREQRRAWLEMAQKNADLQLARLLAEEGSQQARTRALAEALDLPPDDLDELTIECFDISHTAGEATQASCVVFHHHKMQSSEYRRYKIEGITGGDDYAAMRQVLTRRYSKVAEAAREAGGIDFAAESPSDTRSAAGEVKPKGVARLPDLVLIDGGKGQVAVAREVFTALGLDLTRIVGVEKGEGRKVGLEELVFADGREKVYLGKDSAALMLVAQIRDEAHRFAITGMRAARAKVRVGGGQLEEIPGIGPKKRARLLQRFGGVRGVAAASVDDLASVEGISRELAEEIYRALR, encoded by the coding sequence CTTCTGGCGCAGGTGGCTGCGCTGCCCGCCCTGCCAGGGGTGTATCGCTACTTTGACGCGCAGGATGGCCTCTTGTATGTGGGCAAGGCGCTCAACCTCAAGCGCCGTGTCTCCAGCTACTTTCAGAAAAACCATGGCGGCACTCGCATCGGTCACATGGTCAGCAAGATCGTACGTATGGAGACCACCGTCGTGCGCTCCGAGGCCGAAGCGTTGCTGCTGGAAAACAACCTCATCAAGACGCTGAACCCCAAGTTCAATATCCTGTTTCGGGACGACAAGAGCTATCCCTACCTCAAGATCACCGGCGTGGCCAACGGCGCAACCCGGGATGCGGATGCACCGGGTCAGGTCTACCCCCGCATGGCCTACTACCGCGGGGCGGTGGACAAAAAGCACCGCTACTTCGGCCCGTATCCCAGCGCCTGGGCGGTGAAGGAGACCATCCAGCTTTTGCAAAAGGTGTTTCGGCTGCGCACCTGCGAAGACACCGTATTTGCCAACCGCACCCGGCCTTGTCTGCTCTACCAGATCAAGCGTTGTACCGGGCCTTGCGTTGATCTGATCTCGCCCGAGGCATATGCCGCCGATGTGCAGAACGCAGAGGCCATGCTGCGCGGCGAAACGCAGGAGCTGCTCAAGGTGCTGGAGCAGCGCATGATGGCCCACTCCGACAAGCTGGAGTTTGAGCAGGCTGCAGAGGTGCGCAACCAGATCCAGGCTTTGTCACGCGTGCTGCACCAGCAGGCCATTGAGACGGCCGATGACAAGGATGCAGACATCCTGGCCGTGAAGGTGCTGGGTGGCCGCGCCTGTGTGAACCTGGCCATGGTGCGCGGGGGCCGCCATCTGGGCGACCGGCCTTACTTTCCGGTGCATGTGGAGGATGCCGCCGCTGTCTACAGCGCAGAGGGGGCGGAAGAGGCTGATGGCGTGTCTGCCGACGCACCCACAGCATCAGGCTCTGCAGACGCGGTGCCACCACCTGCACGTTCGCGGCCTGTGGAGGCGCTGGTGCTGGAGGCTTTCATTGCCCAGCACTACACGGGTGTCCCGGTGCCACCTTTGCTGATCACCGGTGTGGCGGTGGACAAAGCGTTGCTGGAGGCACTGTCTGAGCAGACGGGTGTGCGCATCAACGCCATCCAACAGCCGCGAGAGCAGCGCCGGGCATGGCTGGAGATGGCTCAGAAGAATGCCGACTTGCAGCTGGCGCGGCTGCTGGCGGAGGAGGGCTCGCAGCAGGCGCGCACGCGTGCACTGGCTGAAGCCTTGGACTTGCCGCCCGACGATCTGGACGAGCTCACCATCGAATGCTTTGACATCTCGCACACGGCGGGCGAGGCTACGCAGGCATCGTGCGTGGTGTTCCATCATCACAAGATGCAAAGCAGCGAATACCGCCGCTACAAGATCGAAGGCATTACCGGAGGCGACGACTATGCCGCGATGCGCCAGGTGCTGACCCGCCGCTACAGCAAGGTGGCGGAAGCCGCGCGCGAAGCCGGAGGCATCGACTTTGCCGCCGAGTCGCCCTCTGATACCCGCAGTGCTGCTGGTGAAGTCAAGCCCAAAGGCGTGGCGCGCCTGCCCGACCTGGTGTTGATTGACGGTGGTAAGGGGCAGGTAGCTGTGGCCCGCGAAGTGTTTACCGCCCTGGGGCTGGACCTGACCCGCATCGTGGGAGTGGAAAAGGGCGAAGGGCGCAAGGTGGGACTGGAGGAGCTGGTGTTTGCCGATGGGCGCGAGAAGGTCTATCTCGGCAAAGACTCGGCAGCCCTCATGCTGGTGGCTCAGATTCGCGACGAGGCGCATCGCTTCGCCATCACGGGGATGCGCGCTGCGCGCGCCAAGGTGCGAGTGGGTGGTGGCCAGCTGGAAGAGATTCCCGGCATTGGGCCCAAAAAACGTGCGCGCTTGCTGCAGCGCTTTGGTGGTGTGCGCGGGGTGGCTGCGGCCAGCGTGGACGACCTCGCTTCGGTGGAGGGTATTTCTCGCGAACTGGCTGAAGAAATCTACCGGGCGCTTCGCTGA